From Dehalococcoidia bacterium, the proteins below share one genomic window:
- a CDS encoding transposase, translated as GTLKRSYGWRRVRYRGLLRNGAHLHLLCTAMNLRRAERLLA; from the coding sequence TCGGAACGCTCAAGCGCAGCTACGGTTGGCGCCGCGTCCGCTACCGCGGCCTGCTGCGCAACGGCGCCCATCTGCACCTGCTCTGCACCGCCATGAACCTCCGCCGCGCCGAACGCCTCCTCGCCTGA
- a CDS encoding diguanylate cyclase, which translates to MVIAALLIVAITPLVVVNLVLVWDARNEVIERKGESLRSSAIHAASTYLAVLQTIEAALGIEPTILATVIGSPPACHDLMRRRVAEHPFLSVGLVISREGRILCSSTGQAIGVDLSDRAYFRTALTRPGLVADAPVIARPRGQLLLPVARRMDGFVPTLGTSDEPAVIAAAVDLDAFLSSLRVSVLPEMNPSRTDGEIWFVDRQGRVIADFNDRNRKGSVLPFSGSLEALVAAADVVDGFGGERLLAAASPSLPGDLYIVIANRFQNLVAMANRRLLTSGFVGVMALLTGLGIAYLLVTSLILQPLARLREMALRLERGEAIEPSCSFRSVGELESLRRSFVTMAGVVLNREHRLRSQGKMLADMAYRDPLTGVANRRALDETLKAIWRDFRLRKENVSILFIDIDYFKSFNDRYGHGEGDETLRRVAKALVTLPLRTDDLVARYGGEEFVLVLPGTNLAGAMAVAERARDAIEHLAIKHADSPTGYLTISVGAATGSPEESDSHEVLLKRADASLYAAKHAGRNRISSAAA; encoded by the coding sequence GTGGTCATCGCCGCGCTGCTGATCGTGGCGATCACACCGCTCGTCGTCGTCAACCTCGTTCTTGTGTGGGACGCGCGGAACGAAGTGATCGAGCGAAAAGGCGAGTCTCTGCGCAGTTCCGCAATTCATGCCGCCTCAACGTATCTGGCTGTACTTCAAACGATAGAGGCGGCGCTCGGCATCGAACCGACAATCTTGGCGACGGTAATCGGATCCCCACCAGCCTGCCACGACCTGATGCGACGACGGGTCGCAGAGCACCCTTTTCTGAGCGTAGGTTTGGTCATCTCTCGGGAAGGGCGTATTCTTTGTTCCTCGACAGGGCAGGCGATCGGTGTCGACCTTTCCGATCGTGCCTATTTTCGCACCGCCCTGACACGTCCTGGCCTGGTCGCGGATGCGCCGGTCATTGCCCGGCCCCGCGGGCAGCTCTTGCTGCCGGTCGCCAGGCGGATGGACGGCTTCGTCCCGACGCTCGGGACGTCGGATGAGCCTGCCGTCATTGCCGCCGCAGTTGATCTTGATGCTTTTCTGAGCAGCCTCAGAGTGTCTGTGCTGCCTGAGATGAATCCTTCAAGGACAGATGGGGAAATCTGGTTCGTAGATCGGCAGGGTAGGGTTATTGCCGATTTTAACGATCGTAACCGCAAAGGTAGCGTCTTGCCGTTTTCCGGAAGTTTGGAAGCGCTTGTGGCGGCGGCTGATGTCGTAGATGGGTTCGGTGGAGAAAGGCTGCTTGCCGCCGCGAGTCCAAGCCTGCCGGGCGACTTATACATTGTGATAGCGAACCGGTTTCAGAATCTCGTGGCAATGGCCAATCGCCGGCTTTTGACGAGCGGCTTCGTGGGGGTGATGGCGCTGCTGACCGGACTTGGCATCGCGTATCTCCTGGTTACGAGCCTGATTCTGCAACCGCTCGCAAGGCTTCGGGAAATGGCTCTACGGCTTGAACGCGGAGAAGCGATCGAGCCTTCGTGTTCCTTTCGTTCTGTCGGTGAGCTGGAGTCCTTGCGGCGATCCTTTGTTACGATGGCTGGCGTCGTCTTGAACCGCGAACATCGCCTGCGGTCACAGGGCAAGATGCTTGCCGATATGGCGTATCGAGATCCTCTGACGGGCGTGGCGAATCGCAGGGCGCTGGACGAGACGTTGAAAGCGATATGGCGGGATTTCCGGCTTCGCAAAGAAAATGTTTCGATACTTTTCATTGACATCGATTATTTTAAGTCGTTCAATGACCGGTATGGGCATGGCGAAGGCGACGAAACGCTGCGCCGTGTGGCAAAAGCTTTGGTTACCTTGCCTTTGCGCACTGATGACCTTGTCGCGCGTTATGGAGGAGAGGAGTTCGTTCTCGTGCTGCCTGGTACGAATCTCGCCGGGGCCATGGCAGTCGCCGAACGGGCGCGCGACGCGATCGAGCACCTTGCCATCAAGCATGCCGACAGCCCAACTGGTTATCTTACGATCTCGGTCGGAGCGGCCACCGGTTCCCCAGAGGAAAGCGATAGCCATGAGGTTCTGCTCAAGCGTGCGGATGCCTCTCTCTATGCCGCGAAACATGCGGGCCGGAACCGCATATCGAGTGCCGCAGCATGA